In Fimbriimonadaceae bacterium, the following proteins share a genomic window:
- a CDS encoding exodeoxyribonuclease VII small subunit, which yields MSNENTSHPQLPTSYDAAFKELEDLSARATKGDINIDELSTAIQRGNRLFAFLSSGIAKIKAEIEDHAPDGITQSKPS from the coding sequence ATGAGCAATGAAAACACGTCCCACCCCCAACTGCCCACGTCCTATGACGCGGCATTCAAGGAATTGGAGGACCTCTCAGCCAGAGCTACGAAAGGCGATATCAACATCGATGAGTTGAGCACGGCCATTCAACGAGGGAACCGGCTGTTTGCCTTTCTCAGCAGTGGCATCGCGAAGATCAAAGCTGAGATCGAGGACCACGCTCCGGACGGTATCACCCAATCCAAGCCCAGTTAA
- a CDS encoding response regulator → MAIILIVDDYSDIRACLRTMLEEAGHIIVEAGSGQEALHAWNETHPDLVITDHSMPGMSGVELIRALGQRQPEVKGILMSADQDPRPAEPPDQSHAWPFLQKPFGFRALRQAIDSLLLAQPAEPA, encoded by the coding sequence ATGGCCATCATTCTGATCGTTGACGACTATTCAGACATCCGAGCCTGTCTCCGGACGATGCTTGAAGAAGCGGGACATATCATCGTCGAAGCAGGCTCCGGCCAAGAAGCACTGCATGCCTGGAACGAAACCCACCCAGATCTCGTAATTACTGATCACTCAATGCCTGGGATGTCAGGTGTCGAGTTGATTCGCGCTTTAGGCCAGCGGCAACCGGAAGTGAAGGGCATCTTGATGTCAGCCGATCAGGATCCGCGCCCCGCGGAACCACCAGACCAGTCCCACGCGTGGCCATTCCTCCAGAAGCCCTTCGGCTTCCGGGCGCTACGACAAGCCATCGATTCGCTTCTGCTGGCTCAGCCGGCGGAACCAGCCTAG